The following is a genomic window from Eubalaena glacialis isolate mEubGla1 chromosome 18, mEubGla1.1.hap2.+ XY, whole genome shotgun sequence.
GTCTCCAGGTTCTCGGGGATCTCGGGTTTAGCCCGGCTGGGTGGCTGGTGGGAGTCGCGCGCTGCGTGCTTTAGAGCCGCCCTAGGCTGAGTGGGGTGGAGCCTTAATCCCCGCCCCCGTGCGCCGCCCCGCCCTTCGCCCACAGAGGCAGCCGCCGCCCTGAGCACAGCGTTCCTGCGGCCGTCTGACGCTCTGCGTTGGAGCGGGCTCTCCCAGCTGCGGGCCGGACCCTGCAGTAGTAGCTCGAGCTGGCACCGAGAGCGCAATTCCTCGTCCGGTCGCCTCCACGCACCCTACAGTCCTGTCCTTCACCGAGCTGGCTGGAGCCTAGCCGATGAATTTGGGGAAGATAGACTTCCGAGACAGACAGACGAAGGTTTAGGGCCCAGCAGAGGACAGCTCGGCAATGGCTCCCATTTTTGGAGACGCAGGCGAATTTGAGCTCATGGGGAGGTGTGGTCGGCTCCTCTTGGGACAGGATGGGTGCTTCAGTTCTCTGCCTCTGTAGCCAGTGCTTCTGAGGAGTGAATGCAGTGTATGGAGCAGGGCACGTGCCTTCCCTTCTTGAAAACTTGACCCAGGACATGTTTAGGAACAAGAGGTGTCCAGGACGGCCCTCTGTTGCAAGTCGTCTTTGCTTCTGGGGGAAAGGCTATGAGCTGCCTGGCTTCTCATGACGGGGAAGCCTCCCTTACCTTTTCTGTACTCCTGGAGGGGCGTCTTGCTCACTTGTTTACCAGCATCtgggacaaagaagagaaaaggtacTGACATTAAGAGACTGGGTTGCTTAAACTGTGAAATGGGAAAGTTTTGTGAGCCAGTGGAATCTAAATGGATCAGGGAATGGCTGCACCATAATTGAGCTGGCAGTGATGTTTCTTTTGATCAGCTGTAGTACTTTTCTCAATTTAAATCAAACTTCAGGTTATGTCATGACTCCTACGGAGTTGTCCAGACACTTGAGTCCTTGGCTTCTACTGCAGGGCTGTGTGTGGGTTGGGGCTCTTTCTCTGTTTGAAGATGGAGCTGGGTTCCACCTTCCAAGCTTTGGGAGGCTTTAGCAGCTGCTATCCTGTAATACTTCCATTCACAAGAAATAGAAGCCACATTTTGCTTGTTTTCACACTTTGAATAGAAATTTAAGTTGTGCTTTCTACAATGTTGGAAAAATAATGTACATTGTAACATGAGCCTGAACTATTGATGATAAATGTATAACTATTTTGCTTGGTCAAGGAATTAAAGCAGTAATACTTTTCTTGCTTAATAGTTACATTATATTGAATACAAACTGAGTTTGCTGCCTCTCGATGTGTGACTAGCTGTTTTGGTTTAGTGATTTGAAAGGCATTGGTGGCTTAGATTATTTTGTGCCCAGGGAACCACTTCCCAGTTATTATGTTGCTCTCTGAAATGAGCAGCATAAAATGGACCATGAAATGAACATACAGCACGCATACAGGACATTCTGGCAATGCTAATAAGCCCATTGTTTTACTAGTGACCTAAAACAAAGTGCATGGGTCATGATATGCACAGAGAATCTCCTCAGGGGAAACTGGGTTATGGCAGAGTTCCTTTACAGTGCTTTTGTTGGGCTGGAATCCCGGGGTTATAGAGGGCTTCAGTGATGAGAGTTGATTCCTGTTGTCCTAAATCCATGTGATGAGCCACATTATGATAGAATTCTGTGGTACTTTTGTTTCCCCTTGTACTTTAGAATATACCTTTAGTGACAGGGGAATTGatctgtttgttttgggttttttttgtttttctttcactctcAGTCCCCATTTAAGGTGTCTATCCTTGAGCAATCTATGAGTAATAGAAGCCAAATTGCATTTATGTGGTCACATTGATAACAGCATTTTTTCAAAGTTAAATTCTTTCCAACAATAACAAGTACAATTGAGAAAACATTAAATTTGAggagttaaattttaattttgtagaaATATGGCTTATGGTTATTGGGAGTACTCTTAGGACATCAGTAGACTGATTTTTTTGTCACCCCCAAGAAAGCGGCCCACTATATCCTAGCAAAGGTAGATTCCTGGGAAAAGGTGGcttgttttatctttcatttaGCTTAACAAGTTAGTTAATATTGTTGATCATTTCTTCCAGAtggcatttatttcttaaataatgttTATCACTGTACTGATGAATGCTTCAGCAACACTGGTGAACTCTAGGGTACAACGAGTTCTTTACCTGTTGGCTCTATCCCTCACCCCCAATGTTGTGTGAGTCTCTCTGatgctttttatctttattctttatcttttcctgactctctttctgctttgcaaattatACCTGATTTATATTGTAGAATGGAAGTAGAATAGAATGGTTTACTTTCTTTGAATACCAGACTCAAATCTTTTATTTGAGGATGGCCCTCCATTTCTCCTCCATACTTCCTCACTTTTGAAGGGGGTACAGATCAGTAGGAAACAAGGTTAATACTAGCTGGTGTTAACATTCCATGGAGACGGATGATGGAATGGCAGTAGACCCTTCCCCTTGtaatcccttcccttcccccaataCACCTCTAGAGCAGATAACTGTTCACCATTAGGAGGAGTTAATCATAGTGCCCTGGTGATACTTTGGATCACGTATAACTCACTGGAGCTATCAACAGCTGACttaagaatgaggaagaaatagaatgagTAGGGCAGTTGAACAGAGAGGAAGGTGATCCAGGCAAAACTGATTGCATTGAACTTAAACTACTTGTACAGTGTTCCTTAGTTGTTTATGGTCCAGTTTCTATTTTAGCATTTATTACATACAGTCCATCCAAGgatgatttttttaacatttttttagagAAAAGGAATTCTAAATGTGCTCTGGAACATTTTGAAAAAAGATTTTATCCAGTGTACAATGCACATATTTCGtgtaatttatgtttttttaaaccctattttcctttattcttttgctTACAGTAAATTTTGCATGAAACTTAAGTATTTCTGGCATGTaaacattatttatataaaacaagttatagttgtaattatttttctcctgcctccttttatttttatttatgttttttattacaGAAATGAGCCGTCAGACTGCAACAGCATTACCTACTGGAACCTCAAAGTGTACACCATCCCAGAGGGTACCTGCCCTGACTGGCACAACTGCGTCCAACAATGACTTGGCGAGTCTTTTTGAGTGTCCGGTCTGCTTTGACTATGTGTTACCACCCATTCTTCAGTGTCAGAGTGGCCATCTTGTTTGTAGCAACTGTCGCCCAAAGCTCACATGTTGTCCAACTTGCCGGGGCCCGTTGGGATCCATTCGCAACTTGGCTATGGAGAAGGTGGCCAattcagtacttttcccttgtaAATATGCCTCTTCTGGATGTGAAATAACTCTGCCACACACAGAAAAAGCAGACCACGAAGAGCTCTGTGAGTTTAGGCCTTATTCCTGTCCGTGCCCTGGTGCTTCCTGTAAATGGCAAGGCTCTTTGGATGCTGTAATGCCGCATCTGATGCATCAGCATAAGTCTATTACAACCCTACAGGGAGAGGATATAGTTTTCCTTGCTACAGACATTAATCTTCCTGGTGCTGTTGACTGGGTGATGATGCAGTCCTGTTTTGGCTTTCACTTCATGTTAGTCttggagaaacaggaaaaatacgATGGTCACCAGCAATTCTTTGCAATTGTACAGCTGATAGGAACACGCAAGCAAGCTGAAAATTTTGCTTATCGACTTGAGCTAAATGGTCATAGGCGACGATTGACTTGGGAAGCCACTCCTCGATCTATTCATGAGGGAATTGCAACAGCCATTATGAATAGTGACTGCCTAGTCTTTGACACCAGCATTGCACAGCTTTTTGCAGAAAATGGCAATTTAGGCATCAATGTAACTATTTCCATGTGTTGAAATGGCAATCAAACATTTTCTGGCCAGTGTTTAAAACCGTTGCATTCAATTTCACAGAGAATAAGGCACCTGTCTGCCTACCAACCAGAAGCTTTTGGTAGGTGGAAGCTAGACACATGAaggtaaataaaaggaaaggctGTTAAATACAGGAAACAGTTGCATGTAGTAAcactaatatatttaaaaataagtcaacagtaaaccactgaaaaaaaaatatatatatatacacccaagaTGGGCATCTTTTGTATTAAGAAAGGAAGCATTGTAAAATAATTCTGAATTTGTGTTTGTTGTAGATTGAGTGTACTGTTAAAAAATATTgggttcttgttttttgtttttttttgtgtgtgtgtgtgcgtgcgtgagtgtgtgtgtgtttgggttttttttcctttaactgaCAAGCCATGTTGAGTGGTCTTGGACCACTGCTTTTCCCCTATGTGAGTCAATACATAGTGCtgctgtgtgtgtatatttttttgtgtgtatttgctaatttttattaattctagtttttcattaaataaatttgactttcttttctgtaattcaggtttttcctcacttttttttgTACCTTTTTAAAGTTAGTGTCTTTTTGATATGCATAATTGTTTATGGTaaaatttatacatatgtgttcaatacatattttctttttcccccattaATCAGttcattagaaatattttaaattcaactATTTTGTGAAGATACGAGTTTCAGAAAGGAAAGGTAACATCGGAAGAATTATCAGAAGCTATTTAAAGCAGCTATAgagtgatctctctctctctctctcgctttctctctctctttctctcttttctccagttGAGTCATACCTTCAAACTTATTCTTTGTAAGGTTAGGgagtactgattttttttttttttttttaaatactgggaaaaaaaaatcaggctctccccctccccccaaatatcTTGGACAAATcacatatgtttaaaatttgttCTTGTATTTATTGGTTTTGCAAAAGAAGGCATCGTCTCACACAGTATTTGTAATTAAAAGCaagtcatttgtttaaaaaaaagaggcagtttgcaaaaaaaatgtttttggtctTTTATAATTCTCATTAAAAGAATATCTGGCAAATTAAAAACTCTTACGTGTCTGCTTTAGCTCCAAGTTTGATTAAAATCCGAAGTTATTTTCCTGttaaattctgtattttataGCCAAAAGCAATATACTATGTACTTTGAATTTTGGTAGATAGAGATCTGTTCTAAAGTACAGTGAAAGAATGGGTATATGGTCTCTGTTTGGCCTACACAGAATCTTGTTTTTTCCTTACTCTTGCTTAGattttgattctcacaactctgTTAGGAGGCCAATTAGTTAAAATGCTGATcacttttcccccctttttaacaacaaaaaaatgagtattttataGCCTCGTGGTTAAGAGCCTGGCTTCTGCAGCCAGACTTCAGGGACTACATGCCTATGCTAGCTGTAACTCACTaatcagctgtgtgatcttgggttcCAGTTTACTAGTGAAAACTGAAATGAGGTTACTGAAATGAGGTTAATTATGGTAGCTACATCCAAGGGTTAAATGGGATGGATACAAGTTACCTAGGACAGTGCTCTGTACATAATAAGCTAACCCAACATGTTAGCTGCTTTTAGTATACCTGTAACTAGCACCGTATAGTTAACTGATGTGAGTTAGCCTGAAGCACCTAGCAAGATTCTGAAATTGCCTTCTGATTGGCCAGagatcattttattttgtgtggTTTTTATGGGTACCCTAAACATAGGAAGtcagttaaaaataatttggacTTCCCCTTACCCCCCCACCAATTCTGGATAACAAAATTTACTTCTGTTAACCATTTTCAGGAAAGAAGGTTGTGTAGTTTCTTTCCTACATAAGCCTTATTTTTTGAATTGGTTATAACTTGTGCTTGTGTAGCCATTTTTGTGGTGAAAGGGAACGGGTCAACCACCAATGTATATATCCAGGTCTATTCCTCCTATTAGTATGTgtgtttagaaaagcagttttTCCTCCTCATTTAGTATACTGAATATTTTTGTGGAGGTATatcatttgtatttaaaatattttaaaatgtttctttgattataaaacatTTCTTTGATATATGTGTTCAATATATAGACTTTGGCACACACAGTAGAGTCTGTAGTCTTACCCATTCAGAGACGACTACAAACATTTTcgtttttctagttttttatgtGTATTTACATGTGTTTACGCACgtttattttgaaatcatataATTTGGGATTGTGTAACTATGTAACTCCTTCGCGCCCCTACACATAACATGATCATCTAAGCATTTAATAATCTTGGAAAAACATCATTTGGGGTAACTTTTGTGAAGATTGACTGTAGTTTTAGCCAGGTCCCCAGTGTTGGATATTTGCTTTGCCCAGTTTTTCCAGGTAAATTTTTTTGGCTGATTATAAATAGCCTGTGAACATTTCTATGTTTTCTGGTTATATTCTTcgggttcttttttttctttaaaggtctTGATActtttttcattgctttctgGAGAGGTTTCAGTGGAAACGTATGGTAGTGGTGTGAAGGATTTTGCCTTTCATTGTAACCTCATGTTTTGCCAGTTTATGCCTAAGAGAGTAAATTTTGTGTGTTTGATAGGTAATAAGGTTGATACTTTAATATTTGTTAACTATACTTCTTCTTATTTGTCTTCATATTTTTGGCCTATAGGGATAATGTGATCTAGAGCCGTATTTATTTCTTGGTCCATTTGAGATTTATGAGATCTAACTCTTGTTCTTAAATCATCTATATTTATAATCAATATTCTACTTTTTCCTATTGATGCCCCCACCCCTTCTGGTGTCTTGGTGTTTTCGTTCAGGGGATTATATAGGGTAGGGGTAGGTGATACTCTTTGTTCTTTTACATTCTTAAACTTGAATTCATCCTGTTGAACTGAATCATGGACCAGTTTAATATGCTAACGATTGTTGGCgaatgttttcttttgctttgagtgatttttattataatatgtataactttttaatttaaaaggccCACAATTTTACAAACTTTAAACTTGAGTGAAGCAAATGGCTATAGATGTTTTTGGCTCACCAAAAAATCTTAGTCATGTTCCTTGCCCCCCGCCAAGCTCAAGAGCTCTATATCCAGGAACATCTGCAATGATTCTACTAATGGAATTTTATTTCACTCAGGTTCCTGAGTGGAAAAATTGGTAAGTAacccaaattaaaaaacaaaacactggatCAAACTTAAACATACCTGGGGGCCAGGCCAGTCTGTGACTGGTGCATTAGACTAGAGTAAGATTAGAACACATAGGGTGAATTGAGTGTATGACCTACCAACTAGTACTGTAGTCATTTATGTAAGTTAAATAAGAAAGGTACACATAGAACGTTTTGAAAATCTATAGATTGCACTGCTAGAACCTTAGTCATTCCCCTCCCTACCTACCTGTTGCGCATGTTCCAAACATAAAGGATGATTTGGTGGCTTACTGCTTATGATCTTAAGCTAGTTGAGTCATTTACCAAAAGAAACTCACATTTTCCTAAAAACAGCATCATCCCCCAAATTCAAGCATCTCCTAAAATGTAAAGTGTGGGCTGTAGGTTctaactgcctgggtttgaattctgaccCTTTACCTACTAACTTTGACTTAACTTTGCACTAAGTAAGTTCCTTCTCTGTAAAGGCTGTAGTTGTGTCTACCTCGTAAGGGAATGAGGATGGCTAAGTGTGCTGTAAAGTGCTTATCCTTATGCCTGGCACTATAGCTTCATTGCCGAACCATTTTCCTTAACTTTATACAGCCTTaagaattttctttgaaaataatttatttttcttaggcCTTTCTAAATtctgaaaagtagaaagaatggtTTGAAGGAATACTTGGTTTTATAATAAAGTCACATTTTGACAAGCTTGTACTGTCATGTCAAGATTAGGATTTAGCCTAAAGGGTTTTAGTTTCTATTGCCTGGAAATGTACTGACAATATGTTAGAGctcaacttaattaaaaaatttttaatacgaAAGATTTTTTATGAGGTCCAAGAATGTTAAATACATTCTTTAGCTCATTGATAGTACCTACCATACCTAATATGTTCCAAATAAGTAAATTTTCATAGCAAATAAATCctagattaaaaaagaaacttttgatacagctgtttaaaaacatttcaatagcCATTCAGTGCATTTGCCTATTGTGTCCCTTCAGatccttttaatatttatttctttcctgttctggtgctttaaaaatttttctagtaACTGTAATTTTCATTGCAGTATCCACTAaatgttattaaaacaaaaaaggagcatAGCATTGGATCATAAATCATCAAATTGGATAATGACTGTACTTTTGTAGTCTTGACTTTTTAAGCTGCTGGATAAAATTTTCATGAAGATGGGCACTCAAATACAACGCATTTTTGCCAAAATAATGTGAGCTTGAACATGTTAAAAAAAGTTCTTGATGTTTACATCTAATAAATAGTcccagacaaaataaactttggaTTTGGAAGGAGAATTGGCAAAATTAACATTCTTTGTGGCTTAGTGTCAAGTCCCTTTAATTATAGGAAGgtttttctcatttcagtggtcaataaaaggaaaatgcaaaGTCAGCCCACTCTACCCTCAGCAGTTGGTTACCTCACAACATGGTAGACTTTGGTAAGGTTTAAATGTGGACCAGTCACCGAGCGCCAGGAGCTCCTCTTGGTAGACATGACTAGTCACTGTGTTCAGATGATGGGAATCAGAAACCTCTGCATTTCAAGCAGCCTCTGCAACTCAGATGGCACTGGAGATGGAAATGAATTTGCAACCCCACTCTTCTTATGAAGAGGATCTGTGCTATGACCAGAATGCAAATCTTGACTGATGTCccgggaagaaaaggagagaaggaaatctTGTGTGTTTCACTCAGCACATAACTTTTACCTCCCCTTATTTAGAAACATTCAGGTATGTATGTTTAGTACACTTTAAATCCACTCATTTAGTCAGGAGACCTTAACTATGGTCCAAGATTTGTAGGCTGATGTTAAATAGGATCACTCATTCTGATGGCATCTTCCACTGTATATAGGTGATTAAAAGCAGTAAATCTCTGACATGGTTTACAGTAAGGTTCAAACAGAAGGGGCAAAGCCAAGTGAAAACCACTGAAGGGGCAGAGCTAAGTAAAAAATGTGTGCCTCAAGCAGTGTAAAATTTCTTGATTACCAAGGCACTTAAAGCTTTACATAGTTTTAATACTTGAAGAGTTTTAAAAGCCCACATAAAAAGTGTGGAGAACACTGGTTAAATACACAGATTCCCAAGCCCTCACCTCTAGGCCTGCTGAATTAATTGGAATTTAAGTTAGCTAGCAGTTCTCAAAAAACCTAGCTGACTGATATATGAGGGGTCTTTCTTTGGGAAACACTTCTACAAACAGTGCTAGGAAAAGATACTCaaccattagtcatcagggaaatgcaaatcaaaaccatgagatgcTTCTTTACACTCTCAGGATGGCCATTATCAATAATGAAAATAAgtgctggcaagaatgtggagaaattggaacctattgctggtgagaatgtcaAATGGTGTAGCTGTGGTGGGAAACATGGGTGGTTCCTCAAGTATATttccaaaagaatgaaaaacagactCAAAGGGATAGATAGTTGTACGTTCATGTTCACAGCACAATAGCCTAGAGGTAGAaacaacagataaatgaataaaatgtggcatgtgcagcagtggaatattattgtcttaaagaaatgaaattgatacatgctgcaacatggataaacgatgacatgctaagtgaaatatgccagacacaaaagggcagATATTCCACTTACATAAGGTACTTAGAATAggaaaattcatagagacaaagtaaAATAGTGGCTaccagggtctgggggagggaggaatggggagttactttTTattggatacagagtttcagtttaagaCGATGAAAAGGTTTTGGATATAgctagtggtgatggttgtacattAGTGTAATTAACAACCCTGAATTACACACTTctaagttaaaatggtaaattattttgccacaattaaaaaaaaaggtgaataaaAGAGCTCagacttaaaaaaccaaaaacaatgctAGAGAAATGAAGGTCATACTGCTAATTTCATATATGTACGGGTTTTCTCAGTCAGCTCCCTTAGTAAGGAAAGGCATGCTCAAAGCCAGAGGGCACAGAAGATGCCCTACTGCTGTTCACAGACCAGTACAAAACTGCATACTCAGGACTCCTGAGGAAGAATACAGATAACTCCCACTTTTTAAAAGTGTGCAATGTTGCCACTGCTGGGTGGGACAAGGCAGAGCAAGGTGGGTATGGATTAACTCCCTCTGGTTGCTGAAAACAAATTAACATCATATAGTTTCTTCTACCTTGTAAGATGATTGTgcagaaataataaaatcatagTAGTGATAAGATAGTCAATGAAATGTTTTCCAAGTTCCCGGTGCTTGCTTTCTCCCACTGGCCACGGCCCTAGGTCTGCACTTGTCCTCCCAGAACACATTCAGATTTTTACCACCAGGTCTGAGCACAGTATTTGGGTAATTTGTATATCCCATTCTTATCCAAGAAATTCCAAAGTATCTTTACATATCTGTTGTTATATTTTGTAATATAAGATTCTGAAGTCCATTACTGGCTGGAATAATGATTAGAAATTGTTCCGTGTTACTATATGTTGCATTCTAACTGTATCTTCACAATAACACTGATGACTacaattatttgcattttaaagataaggaaaactAAGATACAGAAAGTTCAAATGCTAGTAAGTAGAAGAGCCTAACTTCATAGTTATCCATATCCTGGACTGAGTCACAGGAGAAGAGAGGCATGGAAAGGCTACCAGAACTGGGGATTGGCACAGGCAAACAAGCAACACAAGGGGAGGTGGCAGGAATCAGGATACCAAGTGTAGGGACCATCGCAGGATGGATGGCTGCCTCCCTCTGGGGACTGGACTTTTTTCTAAGATGACAGGGCCAGTATGTTTCTGTCATGTGGGCCAACACATGCCACTATGCTGCTTCCCTCAGCAAAGGAAGGGTAGGATGTATAGACCTCATCACAGAGTTTGCTTCACttgaatattttccaaaaagaCTAATAGTTGGCTATTATTTTCACCTTTGCCCAGTTCCCCTTCTGATTGCTTTCAGGGGCCAATAAAGTCTACAGGTGAATCTGCTAAGGTAATGGTCTATACCAATGGTTCTTGACCTTGACTACACAACAGAATCATCTGGGTGGCTTAGTAAAGCAGAttgggtcccacccccagagtctgattcagaaggtctgcTGGTGGGTtttgagaatttacatttctaacaagttctcaggtaATACAGATGCTTCTGTTTGGAACCACAAGAGAACCACTGTTCCATAACTTTCCAGGGACAGTAATGAGCCCATTCAAAACAAGAATTCAATTCCAATTTAATCAATTTATTAAATTGACATTTCTGTAATAAACACTTGCCACCACTTGAGTCAGGTTTGTTACTGCTGTGATTAGGTTCACAAATTAGGGACATTTTGCTTACCCCTGCTGGTGTGAATAAAATCATCCTGTCAGTACCTTTTGGCACTTTATAACTTAAAATTCTAAGAAGTTGAGATCTGGGCTTACAAT
Proteins encoded in this region:
- the SIAH1 gene encoding E3 ubiquitin-protein ligase SIAH1 isoform X2, which gives rise to MSRQTATALPTGTSKCTPSQRVPALTGTTASNNDLASLFECPVCFDYVLPPILQCQSGHLVCSNCRPKLTCCPTCRGPLGSIRNLAMEKVANSVLFPCKYASSGCEITLPHTEKADHEELCEFRPYSCPCPGASCKWQGSLDAVMPHLMHQHKSITTLQGEDIVFLATDINLPGAVDWVMMQSCFGFHFMLVLEKQEKYDGHQQFFAIVQLIGTRKQAENFAYRLELNGHRRRLTWEATPRSIHEGIATAIMNSDCLVFDTSIAQLFAENGNLGINVTISMC
- the SIAH1 gene encoding E3 ubiquitin-protein ligase SIAH1 isoform X1, encoding MTGKPPLPFLYSWRGVLLTCLPASGTKKRKEMSRQTATALPTGTSKCTPSQRVPALTGTTASNNDLASLFECPVCFDYVLPPILQCQSGHLVCSNCRPKLTCCPTCRGPLGSIRNLAMEKVANSVLFPCKYASSGCEITLPHTEKADHEELCEFRPYSCPCPGASCKWQGSLDAVMPHLMHQHKSITTLQGEDIVFLATDINLPGAVDWVMMQSCFGFHFMLVLEKQEKYDGHQQFFAIVQLIGTRKQAENFAYRLELNGHRRRLTWEATPRSIHEGIATAIMNSDCLVFDTSIAQLFAENGNLGINVTISMC